The following coding sequences are from one Diospyros lotus cultivar Yz01 chromosome 7, ASM1463336v1, whole genome shotgun sequence window:
- the LOC127806395 gene encoding uncharacterized protein LOC127806395: MDARRGRGRGRPSARGRGHLVPTPEVQATGAGEQRQPGPPDMQETLAGILRAVDVLAASQLRQERRHDDRTATAQASHSGTSGTGDGSGATVLRDFMALRPPEFSGGADATVAEDWLLAVEKHLRSIDCAEAHRVRLGTFLLRGDAERWWETTRQRYGDGGPTWAQFVEAFNETYVPAWIREQKVFEFIELQQGSKTVTQYETEFVALSRYAPELVTPESRRVSKFQRGLRPEIRHAMAGIEAPDFPTAVQRAHAVERDRLEARAEQLVLKGAGSSSKKRKWDAGSQSSGFPQCRQCGQRHQGQCREVRRDVCYRCGQPGHLKRDCPQAPRPTTPAPPATPATGQEIICFRCGQRGHRANRCTQPAQSGGPRTGGVGPRPVQRQSAPRAQGSRAPLPLPAAQRPGPTERVQMQGQAFAVYTYSLWP, encoded by the exons ATGGACGCACGACGTgggcgaggtcgtggtagaccgtCGGCACGAGGTAGAGGACACCTTGTCCCTACTCCGGAGGTTCAGGCTACAGGTGCGGGAGAGCAGAGACAGCCAGGACCACCAGATATGCAGGAGACATTAGCGGGTATTTTACGAGCCGTAGATGTACTGGCAGCATCTCAGTTGCGACAGGAGCGCAGACATGATGAtaggaccgctacggcccaGGCGTCGCATTCAGGTACGTCGGGAACAGGGGACGGTTCAGGTGCTACAGTGCTTAGAGATTTTATGGCCCTGCgaccaccagagtttagtggaggcgctGATGCGACGGTGGCTGAGGATTGGTTACTAGCGGTGGAGAAGCATTTGAGATCCATAGACTGTGCAGAGGCCCACAGAGTTCGACTGGGGACTTTCTTGTTACGAGGTGACGCCGAGcggtggtgggagaccaccagacagagatatggcgatggaggtccgacatgggcacagttcgtcgaggcgttcaatgagacctatgtaccagcttggatcagagagcagaaggtgtttGAGTTCATTGAGTTACAACAGGGCAGTAAGACAGTTACGCAGTATGAGACTGAGTTCGTGGcattatctcgttatgctcctgagttagtgacccctgagtcgcgtcgagttagcaagtttcagagggggtTACGACCAGAGATCCGTCATGCCATGGCTGGTATTGAGGCCCCTGACTTCCCTACGGCTGTTCAGCGAGCCCACGCGGTGGAGAGGGATCGATTGGAGGCCCGAGCAGAGCAGTTAGTCTTGAAGGGTGCAGGGAGCAGcagtaagaagaggaagtgggatgcAGGCAGCCAGAGTTCGGGGTTTCCACAGTGCCGGCAGTGCGGGCAGAGACACCAGGGGCAGTGTCGGGAGGTACGTCGAGATGTatgttatcgctgtggtcagccggggcatttgaagagagactgtccacaggcgcctagaccgactacaccagccccaccagctacaccggccacaGGGCAGGAGATTATTTGTTTTCGCTGTGGACAGAGGGGCCACCGAGCGAACAGGTGCACCCAGCCAGCACAGAGTGGAGGGCCACGGACTGGAGGTGTGGGGCCCAGACCAGTTCAGAGACAGTCTGCACCTAGGGCGCAGGGTTCAAGAGCGCCATTACCTCTTCCAGCAGCACAGCGCCCGGGACCTACAGAGAGAGTTCAGATGCAGGGACAGGCATTTGCAGT GTATACTTACTCTCTATGGCCATGA